In one window of Streptomyces griseus subsp. griseus DNA:
- a CDS encoding FecCD family ABC transporter permease, protein MSAPAPAPAPAVAPPTPRAPRLSRRATATAAAVVALALAVLLSLAVGARSIPPGEVFDALLHGGDSDAAEVIRTMRVPRTLIGLMVGAALALAGTVLQGITRNPIADPGILGISQGASVAVVLAIAFAGVHTLTGYVWFAFAGAAVASVAVYAIASSGRGGATPVKLALGGAAINALLVSVTMGVLTTKASALDEFRFWQVGSIAGREADVVQQVWPFLLLGAVLVLSVARGLDALALGEDVAKGLGQNVAAVRIVGGIGATVLTGVGVAAAGPIAFIGLAVPHIARAVVGNDHRWVLPMAALIGPVMLLVSDVVGRIVFPPSEVPAGVMTALIGVPFLVTLVRRKAVPA, encoded by the coding sequence ATGTCAGCGCCCGCGCCAGCACCGGCACCGGCCGTCGCGCCTCCGACACCCCGCGCACCCCGCCTCTCCCGGCGCGCGACCGCCACGGCCGCCGCCGTCGTCGCGCTGGCGCTGGCCGTCCTGCTGAGCCTGGCGGTCGGGGCGCGCTCCATCCCGCCGGGCGAGGTGTTCGACGCCCTGCTGCACGGCGGGGACTCGGACGCCGCCGAGGTGATCCGCACGATGCGGGTGCCGCGCACGCTGATCGGCCTGATGGTGGGCGCCGCGCTGGCCCTGGCGGGCACGGTGCTCCAGGGGATCACCCGTAACCCCATCGCCGACCCCGGCATCCTCGGCATCAGCCAGGGGGCGTCGGTCGCGGTGGTGCTGGCCATCGCGTTCGCGGGGGTGCACACGCTGACCGGGTACGTCTGGTTCGCCTTCGCGGGCGCCGCCGTCGCCTCGGTCGCCGTGTACGCCATCGCCTCCAGCGGGCGCGGTGGCGCGACCCCGGTGAAGCTCGCGCTCGGCGGGGCGGCGATCAACGCGCTGCTGGTGTCGGTGACGATGGGGGTCCTCACGACGAAGGCGTCCGCGCTGGACGAGTTCCGCTTCTGGCAGGTCGGGTCGATCGCCGGGCGGGAGGCGGACGTCGTGCAGCAGGTGTGGCCGTTCCTGCTGCTGGGCGCGGTGCTGGTGCTCTCGGTGGCCCGCGGCCTGGACGCGCTCGCGCTCGGCGAGGACGTGGCCAAGGGGCTCGGGCAGAACGTCGCGGCGGTCCGCATCGTCGGCGGGATCGGGGCGACCGTGCTGACCGGGGTCGGGGTGGCCGCCGCCGGGCCGATCGCGTTCATCGGGCTCGCCGTCCCGCACATCGCCCGCGCGGTCGTCGGCAACGACCACCGCTGGGTGCTGCCGATGGCGGCGCTGATCGGGCCGGTGATGCTGCTCGTCTCGGATGTCGTCGGCCGGATCGTGTTCCCGCCGAGCGAGGTCCCGGCGGGTGTGATGACGGCGCTGATCGGGGTGCCGTTCCTGGTCACCCTCGTACGCCGGAAGGCGGTGCCCGCATGA
- a CDS encoding ABC transporter substrate-binding protein, which produces MTAKTPSHRSRTLAAASLTVAAALALSACGFSTESGSASGSDSEGSAGAPRTVRTAMGDVKVPAAPQRVVVLDTAELDSVLTLGVKPVGATHADVDSGFLNYLPKDQVAGVTDVGRMMTPNLEAIAGLKPDLILTSKIRHGDKYAELSKIAPTVMTENTGHPWKENFQVHAEALGKKAEAKMVTDDYARHVADVTKALGGREKAGATEVSMVRFVEGADIRIYGRKNYIATILADVGLGRPAITDKAKDGFSYDVSPEKIDLADADAVFHSTYGDPKKSKETQTTGSGLWKNMDAVKNGKVFAVDDQLWIQGIGYTAADKILSELQTSLAK; this is translated from the coding sequence ATGACCGCCAAGACCCCCAGCCACCGCTCCCGTACGCTCGCCGCCGCGTCCCTGACCGTGGCCGCCGCCCTGGCCCTGTCCGCCTGCGGCTTCTCGACGGAGTCCGGTTCGGCGTCCGGCTCCGACTCCGAGGGGTCCGCCGGGGCGCCTCGTACGGTGAGGACGGCGATGGGCGACGTGAAGGTACCGGCCGCCCCGCAGCGGGTCGTCGTCCTGGACACCGCCGAACTCGACTCGGTCCTCACCCTCGGCGTGAAGCCGGTCGGCGCGACCCACGCGGACGTGGACTCCGGCTTCCTCAACTACCTGCCGAAGGACCAGGTCGCGGGCGTCACGGACGTCGGCCGGATGATGACCCCGAACCTGGAGGCCATCGCCGGTCTGAAGCCCGACCTCATCCTCACCAGCAAGATCCGGCACGGCGACAAGTACGCCGAGCTCTCCAAGATCGCGCCGACCGTGATGACGGAGAACACCGGCCACCCCTGGAAGGAGAACTTCCAGGTCCACGCGGAGGCCCTGGGCAAGAAGGCCGAGGCGAAGATGGTCACCGACGACTACGCGCGCCACGTGGCCGACGTGACGAAGGCGCTCGGCGGCAGGGAGAAGGCCGGGGCGACCGAGGTCAGCATGGTCCGGTTCGTCGAGGGCGCGGACATCCGCATCTACGGCAGGAAGAACTACATCGCCACGATCCTCGCCGACGTCGGCCTCGGCCGGCCGGCCATCACGGACAAGGCCAAGGACGGCTTCTCGTACGACGTCAGCCCGGAGAAGATCGACCTCGCGGACGCGGACGCGGTCTTCCACTCGACGTACGGCGACCCGAAGAAGTCCAAGGAGACCCAGACCACCGGCAGCGGCCTGTGGAAGAACATGGACGCGGTGAAGAACGGCAAGGTCTTCGCGGTCGACGACCAGCTGTGGATCCAGGGCATCGGCTACACGGCGGCCGACAAGATCCTGAGCGAGCTGCAGACCAGCCTGGCGAAGTAG
- a CDS encoding futalosine hydrolase, with amino-acid sequence MRVLVVTAVPVERDAVTRAFGGTEETLTLPGAELHRRGAFDVLAGGAGPAAAAAAAAFALASAQHPYGLVVSAGIGGGFAPAAPLGSLVVASDIVAADLGAETPDGFLPVTALGFGRDRFTPPPALVREVASAAGGAPGPVLTVSTVTGTAARTAALLAAHPGALAEAMEGFGVAEAAERAGVPALEVRAVSNTVGPRDRASWRIGDALAALTAAFGKSAPVLEGWNRHDH; translated from the coding sequence GTGCGTGTGCTCGTCGTGACCGCTGTCCCGGTGGAACGGGACGCGGTCACGCGTGCGTTCGGGGGTACGGAGGAGACCCTCACCCTGCCGGGGGCCGAGCTGCACCGCAGAGGCGCGTTCGACGTCCTGGCGGGCGGGGCCGGCCCGGCGGCGGCAGCGGCGGCGGCGGCGTTCGCGCTGGCGTCCGCCCAGCACCCCTACGGGCTGGTCGTCTCCGCCGGGATCGGCGGCGGGTTCGCCCCCGCGGCCCCCCTCGGCTCCCTCGTCGTGGCGAGCGACATCGTGGCGGCCGACCTGGGCGCCGAGACCCCGGACGGCTTCCTGCCCGTCACCGCGCTCGGCTTCGGCCGGGACCGCTTCACCCCGCCGCCCGCGCTCGTACGGGAGGTGGCGTCGGCCGCCGGAGGCGCCCCCGGCCCCGTCCTCACCGTCTCCACCGTGACCGGCACCGCCGCCCGCACCGCCGCCCTGCTCGCCGCGCACCCGGGTGCGCTGGCCGAGGCGATGGAGGGGTTCGGGGTGGCGGAGGCCGCCGAACGGGCCGGGGTGCCCGCACTGGAGGTGCGGGCGGTCTCGAACACCGTCGGCCCCCGCGACCGCGCGTCCTGGCGCATCGGCGACGCGCTGGCCGCGCTCACCGCGGCGTTCGGGAAGAGCGCACCCGTACTGGAAGGTTGGAACCGGCATGACCACTGA
- a CDS encoding FecCD family ABC transporter permease, whose translation MADPAVRVRPAGYSVVKAGPRGRFLLHRRASVVAAALAVLLAAVCVAYLCAGESFVAPGEVVKVVLGQPSSAELVVGTLRLPRMAVGVLVGLAFGIAGALIQTVARNPLASPDIIGISQGASALTVGAMTFGITSYTFLPYLSVIGGVAAAALVYVFAWRGGLHATRFVLIGIGFAIALRSVTTLFLTKGDYLVAQQAQIWMTGSLNGRGWPEAAPLAWTLVVLLPAVAWAARAQRTVTMDDDTATALGVRLGRVRLGLVALGVVLASVATGTAGPVDFVALLAPQIARRMTRTAQIPLVSSALLGAVIVVLGDLLARRLFSPTELPVGVLTAAVGAPYLIWLIIRGHRGRSGGTA comes from the coding sequence GTGGCTGACCCGGCTGTACGGGTCCGGCCCGCCGGGTACTCCGTCGTGAAGGCCGGGCCGCGTGGCCGGTTCCTGCTGCACCGGCGGGCGTCCGTCGTCGCCGCCGCCCTCGCCGTACTCCTGGCCGCCGTCTGCGTCGCGTACCTCTGTGCCGGCGAGAGCTTCGTCGCGCCCGGCGAGGTCGTGAAGGTGGTCCTCGGGCAGCCGTCCTCCGCCGAGCTGGTCGTCGGCACGCTCCGGCTGCCCCGCATGGCCGTCGGGGTGCTGGTGGGCCTGGCCTTCGGGATCGCGGGCGCACTGATCCAGACCGTCGCCCGCAACCCGCTCGCCAGCCCCGACATCATCGGCATCAGCCAGGGGGCCAGCGCGCTCACGGTCGGCGCGATGACCTTCGGCATCACCTCGTACACGTTCCTGCCCTACCTCTCCGTCATCGGCGGCGTCGCCGCCGCCGCGCTCGTGTACGTCTTCGCGTGGCGCGGCGGTCTGCACGCCACCCGCTTCGTCCTCATCGGCATCGGCTTCGCGATCGCGCTGCGCTCGGTGACCACGCTCTTCCTGACCAAGGGCGACTACCTGGTCGCGCAGCAGGCGCAGATCTGGATGACCGGCTCACTGAACGGGCGCGGCTGGCCGGAGGCCGCCCCGCTCGCCTGGACGCTCGTCGTCCTGCTGCCGGCCGTCGCGTGGGCGGCCCGCGCGCAGCGGACCGTCACGATGGACGACGACACCGCGACCGCGCTGGGCGTGCGCCTGGGGCGCGTACGGCTCGGACTCGTCGCCCTCGGGGTGGTCCTGGCCTCCGTGGCGACGGGCACGGCGGGCCCGGTGGACTTCGTGGCGCTGCTCGCGCCGCAGATCGCCCGCCGGATGACCCGTACCGCACAGATCCCGCTGGTCTCCTCGGCCCTGCTGGGCGCGGTGATCGTCGTCCTCGGCGACCTGCTCGCCCGCAGGCTGTTCTCGCCCACCGAACTGCCGGTGGGCGTCCTCACGGCGGCGGTCGGCGCCCCGTACCTGATCTGGCTGATCATCCGCGGTCACCGCGGCCGCAGTGGAGGCACCGCATGA
- a CDS encoding HAD family hydrolase, producing the protein MASTASSPHTVPPTAPLTVGFDLDMTLVDSRAGIAATYRALSAETGVPIDDALVVSRIGPPLEEELAHWFPADKVAAAGDRYRALYPDHAIAPSTALPGAREAIAGVRALGGRAIVVTAKYEPNAKLHLAHLGMEPDSVIGWLWAEAKGEALREHGAQVYVGDHVGDVRGARAAGALSVAVTTGPCGEQELRAAGADVVLADLTEFPAWLRAFEASRAAA; encoded by the coding sequence ATGGCTTCCACGGCTTCGAGCCCCCACACGGTCCCGCCCACAGCCCCCCTCACGGTCGGCTTCGACCTCGACATGACCCTCGTCGACTCCCGGGCCGGTATCGCCGCCACCTACCGGGCCCTCTCCGCGGAGACGGGCGTCCCCATCGACGACGCCCTGGTGGTGAGCCGGATCGGCCCGCCGCTGGAGGAGGAGCTGGCGCACTGGTTCCCGGCCGATAAGGTGGCCGCCGCGGGCGACCGCTACCGGGCGCTCTACCCCGACCACGCGATAGCGCCGAGCACGGCACTCCCCGGGGCGCGGGAGGCGATCGCCGGGGTACGGGCGCTCGGCGGCCGGGCGATCGTGGTGACGGCGAAGTACGAGCCGAACGCCAAGCTGCACCTGGCGCACCTCGGGATGGAGCCGGACTCGGTGATCGGCTGGCTCTGGGCCGAGGCCAAGGGCGAGGCGCTGCGGGAGCACGGGGCGCAGGTCTACGTGGGCGACCACGTCGGGGACGTCCGCGGGGCGCGGGCGGCCGGGGCGCTGTCGGTCGCCGTGACGACGGGCCCGTGCGGCGAGCAGGAGCTGCGGGCGGCGGGCGCGGACGTGGTGCTGGCGGACCTGACGGAGTTCCCGGCCTGGCTGCGGGCGTTCGAGGCGAGCCGCGCGGCGGCCTGA
- a CDS encoding cold-shock protein has translation MPTGKVKWFNSEKGFGFLSRDDGGDVFVHSSVLPAGVDALKPGQRVEFGVVAGQRGDQALSVVVLDPTPSVAAAQRRKPDELASIVQDLTTVLENITPQLERGRYPDKAAGAKIAGLLRAVADQLDV, from the coding sequence GTGCCCACCGGCAAGGTGAAGTGGTTCAACAGCGAGAAGGGCTTCGGCTTTCTCTCCCGCGACGACGGCGGCGACGTCTTCGTGCACTCGTCGGTACTCCCTGCCGGGGTCGACGCACTCAAGCCCGGCCAGCGTGTGGAGTTCGGCGTGGTCGCGGGCCAGCGCGGTGACCAGGCCCTGTCCGTGGTGGTCCTCGACCCGACCCCGTCCGTCGCGGCCGCCCAGCGCCGCAAGCCGGACGAGCTGGCGTCGATCGTGCAGGACCTGACGACGGTTCTGGAGAACATCACGCCCCAGCTGGAGCGCGGCCGCTACCCGGACAAGGCCGCGGGCGCCAAGATCGCGGGCCTGCTGCGCGCGGTCGCGGACCAGCTGGACGTGTAG
- a CDS encoding DUF2771 domain-containing protein: MTVAFFSGKGRRIGVALGAVSAGLLVLSACDKPTPLATVTVGTTSVNTEAACYNDGEAIKESLIQGCLNKKADKTIEVAMDDKVRFGVDPEIADHGWTLFINGQQAEQEPFKKTYRTIPGSAFFASQTGEPASKTNISIVETNGKKLTGIWQFELKKTS; this comes from the coding sequence ATGACCGTTGCGTTCTTCTCCGGTAAGGGCCGTCGAATCGGCGTCGCTCTTGGTGCCGTGTCCGCGGGACTCCTTGTCCTGTCCGCCTGCGACAAGCCGACGCCGCTCGCCACCGTGACGGTCGGCACGACCTCGGTGAACACCGAGGCGGCCTGCTACAACGACGGTGAGGCGATCAAGGAGTCGCTGATCCAGGGCTGCCTCAACAAGAAGGCCGACAAGACCATCGAGGTCGCCATGGACGACAAGGTCCGCTTCGGCGTCGACCCCGAGATCGCCGACCACGGCTGGACGCTCTTCATCAACGGCCAGCAGGCCGAGCAGGAGCCGTTCAAGAAGACCTACCGGACGATCCCCGGCAGCGCCTTCTTCGCCAGCCAGACGGGCGAGCCCGCCAGCAAGACGAACATCTCCATCGTCGAGACGAACGGCAAGAAGCTCACCGGCATCTGGCAGTTCGAGCTCAAGAAGACGTCCTGA
- a CDS encoding ABC transporter ATP-binding protein, whose translation MSPTTDSPQQGSRLAARALTLAYEDRTVVHGLDLAVPDGQVTVIVGPNACGKSTTLRALGRLLKPRGGAVLLDGTELARIPTKRIAQSIGLLPQTPVAPEAISVSDLVARGRQPHQSWWQQWSDADERAVTEAMARTDVTALADRSVDELSGGQRQRVWIAMALAQETDLLLLDEPTTYLDIAHQVEVLDLVRQLAAPAADGARGRTVVTVLHDLNQAARYADHLVAMKAGRIVAEGRPGDVVTAGLVREVFGLEAVIVPDPVTGSPLVVPGAPWSPDPAPAAVPTPGKAL comes from the coding sequence ATGAGCCCGACGACCGACTCCCCGCAGCAGGGTTCCCGGCTGGCCGCCCGCGCCCTGACCCTCGCGTACGAGGACCGCACCGTCGTCCACGGACTGGACCTCGCCGTGCCCGACGGCCAGGTCACCGTCATCGTCGGCCCGAACGCCTGCGGCAAGTCCACCACCCTGCGCGCCCTCGGCCGGCTGCTGAAGCCGCGCGGCGGGGCGGTTTTGCTGGACGGTACGGAGCTGGCCCGGATACCGACCAAGCGCATCGCCCAGTCCATCGGGCTGCTCCCGCAGACGCCGGTGGCCCCCGAGGCGATCAGCGTCTCCGACCTCGTCGCCCGGGGCCGCCAGCCGCACCAGAGCTGGTGGCAGCAGTGGTCGGACGCGGACGAGCGGGCGGTGACCGAGGCCATGGCCCGTACGGATGTGACGGCGTTGGCCGACCGGTCGGTGGACGAGCTGTCGGGCGGGCAGCGCCAGCGGGTGTGGATCGCGATGGCGCTCGCGCAGGAGACGGACCTGCTGCTCCTCGACGAGCCGACCACGTACCTGGACATCGCCCACCAGGTGGAAGTCCTGGACCTGGTACGCCAGTTGGCGGCGCCTGCCGCCGACGGCGCCCGCGGCCGTACCGTCGTCACCGTGCTGCACGACCTCAACCAGGCGGCCCGGTACGCCGATCACCTGGTCGCCATGAAGGCGGGCCGGATCGTCGCCGAGGGCCGGCCGGGGGACGTCGTCACCGCCGGGCTCGTCCGCGAGGTCTTCGGCCTGGAGGCGGTGATCGTCCCGGACCCGGTGACGGGTTCGCCGCTCGTCGTCCCGGGAGCCCCCTGGAGCCCGGACCCCGCTCCCGCCGCCGTCCCGACTCCCGGAAAGGCCCTCTGA
- a CDS encoding 1,4-dihydroxy-6-naphthoate synthase has protein sequence MTTDAHPGPIEIAFSPCPNDTFVFDAWAHGRVPGAPALDVTFADIDLTNGMAERGELDVLKVSYAVLPWVLEEYALLPCGGALGRGCGPLVLTKELGIDLTGRTVAVPSERSTAYLLFRLWAAEMVPGGVGEVVVMPFDEIMPAVRDGKVDAGLVIHEARFTYHTFGLHNLADMGRHWEDTTGLPIPLGAIIARRSLGEETLRRLADSIRSSVRMAWDHPEVSRPYVQEHAQEMDPAVADQHIGLYVNEFTADLGEDGYAAVRGLLTRAAAEGLVPPLGPDALAFPAR, from the coding sequence ATGACCACTGACGCACACCCGGGCCCGATCGAGATCGCCTTCTCGCCCTGCCCCAACGACACGTTCGTCTTCGACGCCTGGGCCCACGGCCGGGTCCCCGGCGCGCCCGCGCTGGATGTGACCTTCGCGGACATCGACCTCACCAACGGCATGGCCGAGCGCGGCGAGCTGGACGTGCTGAAGGTGTCCTACGCGGTGCTGCCCTGGGTGCTGGAGGAGTACGCGCTCCTGCCGTGCGGCGGGGCGCTGGGCCGGGGCTGCGGCCCGCTGGTCCTCACCAAGGAGCTGGGCATCGACCTGACGGGGCGGACCGTCGCCGTCCCGAGCGAGCGCTCCACGGCGTACCTGCTGTTCCGGCTCTGGGCGGCGGAGATGGTCCCGGGCGGGGTCGGCGAGGTCGTCGTCATGCCGTTCGACGAGATCATGCCGGCGGTCCGGGACGGCAAGGTCGACGCGGGCCTCGTCATCCACGAGGCCCGTTTCACCTACCACACGTTCGGGTTGCACAACCTGGCCGACATGGGACGCCACTGGGAGGACACCACCGGCCTGCCGATCCCCCTCGGCGCGATCATCGCCAGGCGCTCCCTCGGCGAGGAGACCCTGCGCCGCCTGGCCGACTCCATCCGCAGCTCGGTCCGGATGGCCTGGGACCACCCCGAGGTCTCGCGGCCCTACGTCCAGGAGCACGCCCAGGAGATGGACCCGGCCGTCGCCGACCAGCACATCGGCCTGTACGTCAACGAGTTCACCGCCGACCTCGGCGAGGACGGCTACGCGGCCGTCCGCGGGCTGCTCACCCGCGCCGCGGCCGAGGGACTCGTACCGCCCCTCGGCCCCGACGCGCTGGCGTTCCCGGCACGCTGA
- a CDS encoding MFS transporter has product MTSARSHDGPGPLRRAGRATGRALRTPFTGAARGIRKATHAHGAGESGLGKLIELHAVNGAGDVMITVALASTVFFSVPTDEARGRVALYLAITMAPFTLLAPVIGPLLDRLPHGRRAAMAGAMLARALLAITMSGAVATGGLELYPAALGVLVSSKAYGVVRSAVVPRLLPPKFSLVKANSRVTLAGLLATGVAAPIGAGLQTVGSAWPLYGACAIFIVGTFLAFTMPPKVDSAKGERRARLIDPQDHAHLPHRPEPVPRSADPKPQRGRKGNGEKPAKERPPGLRSVGGSVLHGLQANAAHRALSGFLIFFLAFLLREHPMAGQSAAVSLAIVGVSAGVGNACGTAVGAWLRARGPEVIIATVLGLALGTAVLAAVFFSTAAVAALGAVAGFTQALSKLSLDAMIQRDVPEEVRTSAFARSETLLQMAWVVGGGIGIALPLNAVLGMSVAAGILALGAATSVRGLLGSARRGSPHPRVA; this is encoded by the coding sequence GTGACTTCCGCCAGGTCGCACGACGGTCCCGGCCCGCTCCGCAGGGCGGGGCGGGCGACAGGTCGTGCCCTGCGGACCCCGTTCACCGGCGCGGCGCGCGGCATCCGCAAGGCGACGCACGCCCATGGAGCCGGTGAATCCGGCCTCGGCAAACTCATCGAGCTGCACGCGGTGAACGGCGCCGGTGACGTCATGATCACCGTCGCCCTCGCCTCCACCGTCTTCTTCTCCGTGCCGACCGACGAGGCGCGCGGGCGCGTCGCGCTCTACCTCGCCATCACCATGGCCCCCTTCACGCTCCTCGCGCCGGTGATCGGCCCGCTGCTGGACCGGCTGCCGCACGGCCGCCGGGCCGCGATGGCGGGCGCGATGCTGGCCCGCGCGCTGCTGGCGATCACCATGTCGGGCGCGGTCGCCACCGGCGGCCTGGAGCTGTATCCGGCGGCGCTGGGGGTGCTGGTCTCCTCGAAGGCGTACGGGGTGGTGCGCAGCGCGGTCGTGCCACGGCTGCTGCCACCGAAGTTCTCCCTGGTCAAAGCCAACTCACGGGTCACCCTGGCAGGGCTCCTCGCCACGGGGGTGGCGGCCCCGATCGGGGCCGGCCTCCAGACCGTCGGCTCCGCCTGGCCGCTCTACGGCGCCTGCGCGATCTTCATCGTGGGCACCTTCCTCGCCTTCACGATGCCGCCCAAGGTCGACTCCGCCAAGGGTGAGCGCCGGGCCCGCCTGATCGACCCGCAGGACCACGCGCACCTCCCGCACCGCCCCGAGCCCGTACCGCGCTCCGCCGACCCGAAGCCGCAGCGCGGCAGGAAGGGCAACGGGGAGAAACCGGCCAAGGAGCGTCCGCCCGGTCTGCGGTCCGTCGGCGGGTCGGTGCTCCACGGCCTCCAGGCCAACGCCGCGCACCGGGCCCTCTCCGGGTTCCTCATCTTCTTCCTGGCGTTCCTGCTGCGCGAGCACCCGATGGCCGGCCAGAGCGCGGCCGTCTCGCTCGCCATCGTCGGCGTGTCGGCCGGGGTCGGGAACGCCTGCGGTACGGCGGTGGGCGCGTGGCTCCGGGCGCGCGGGCCCGAGGTGATCATCGCGACGGTGCTGGGGCTGGCCCTGGGCACGGCGGTCCTCGCCGCGGTCTTCTTCTCCACCGCGGCGGTCGCGGCGCTCGGCGCGGTCGCCGGGTTCACCCAGGCCCTCTCCAAGCTGTCGCTGGACGCGATGATCCAGCGGGACGTCCCCGAGGAGGTCCGTACCTCCGCCTTCGCCCGGTCCGAGACCCTGCTCCAGATGGCGTGGGTGGTCGGCGGCGGCATCGGGATCGCGCTGCCGCTCAACGCGGTGCTCGGCATGTCGGTCGCCGCGGGCATCCTCGCCCTCGGCGCGGCCACGTCCGTACGGGGTCTCCTGGGGTCCGCGCGGCGCGGCTCGCCGCACCCCCGCGTGGCGTGA